Within the Acidobacteriota bacterium genome, the region CGACACCCCCAGACGGGTGATGGGCCAGCCGATCGCCGCGGCGTCGAGACTCGGTACGTTCATGGTCACCTCGAATCGTTATTGTTTGAGTGACAATATTAGGACTCGCGCTTGATTTTGTCAAGGCCACAATATATTTTCACCGCGTGGCCCTCCGCAGCAGCTACGACTACCACCCCGGCGACTACCCGCGCTTCGCCGTCACGGTGGACCTGGCGGTCTTCACCATCCGGGACGACGCGCTGCAGGTGCTGCTGATCGAACGGGGCGAAGAACCGTTCCTGGGCGCCTGGGCGCTGCCGGGCGGTTTCGTGCGGCCCGACGAGGATCTGGACGCGGCTGCAGCGCGGGAGCTTGCAGAGGAAACCGGACTGCGCGCGAGCCCCTCGCACCTGGAACAGCTCGGCAGTTACGGGACTCCGGACAGGGACCCGCGCATGCGGGTGGTCACCGTCGCCTACTGGGCCATCTACGCCGATCTGCCGCTATTGCGCGGTGGCGGGGATGCCGCCGCCGCGGCCGTGACCCCGGTCGAGGAGATCGAGCGCGGCCGCGTTCGCCTCGCGTTCGACCACGAA harbors:
- a CDS encoding NUDIX hydrolase, whose protein sequence is MALRSSYDYHPGDYPRFAVTVDLAVFTIRDDALQVLLIERGEEPFLGAWALPGGFVRPDEDLDAAAARELAEETGLRASPSHLEQLGSYGTPDRDPRMRVVTVAYWAIYADLPLLRGGGDAAAAAVTPVEEIERGRVRLAFDHERIVRDAVERTRAKLEYTALAARFCPPEFTIGQLRRVYEAVWNTRLDPGNFQRNVQESGAFEKRIEAASAPRARPGRPAALWSVSESTVLDDRPAIPLDRPPAKRRRAAVRKPPKEGKD